One window of the Thermodesulfomicrobium sp. WS genome contains the following:
- a CDS encoding DUF3426 domain-containing protein, translating to MIVQCPNCGTKYNLPEERIKPEGAKVRCTRCTHVFQVQAPLSEDAALEQLLENKAAAAARVEGEAHRQVLKDLEGTFQPPLLGEEGKPRLELNPAPKPSGKRSPWLWVGVFGVLAALAVGAVFVLRPSWIPWLAPKPSAEVSTTRPGAFTEEVARIVLENVRQYFVNNEKEGQLFVIEGQAVNRFAEPRELIKLKAALFNAQGAAVATQEFLAGNTVSLYQLQVASRQEIETALGAKVGILTNNTNVQPGRGVPFMVVFFGVPAGVQEFGLEVIQAKTPPQ from the coding sequence ATGATTGTTCAATGCCCCAATTGCGGCACCAAGTACAACCTGCCGGAGGAGCGCATCAAGCCGGAAGGCGCCAAGGTGCGCTGCACCCGGTGTACGCATGTGTTCCAGGTGCAAGCCCCCCTGTCGGAAGATGCCGCCCTGGAGCAGCTCTTGGAAAACAAGGCGGCTGCCGCGGCGCGCGTGGAGGGCGAAGCGCATCGACAAGTCCTCAAAGACCTGGAAGGGACCTTCCAGCCTCCGCTCTTGGGCGAGGAAGGCAAGCCCCGTCTGGAGCTGAATCCCGCACCCAAGCCTTCCGGGAAACGCTCCCCGTGGCTTTGGGTGGGCGTCTTCGGGGTACTGGCAGCCCTGGCGGTAGGTGCGGTTTTTGTCCTGCGGCCGTCGTGGATTCCGTGGCTGGCGCCCAAACCGAGCGCCGAGGTATCCACCACGCGGCCGGGGGCATTCACCGAGGAAGTGGCGCGCATCGTGCTCGAGAACGTGCGCCAATATTTCGTGAACAATGAAAAAGAAGGCCAGCTGTTCGTCATCGAAGGTCAGGCCGTCAACCGCTTTGCCGAGCCGCGGGAACTCATCAAGCTCAAGGCGGCGCTGTTCAATGCCCAGGGCGCGGCGGTGGCCACCCAGGAGTTTTTGGCCGGCAACACGGTCAGCCTCTACCAACTCCAGGTGGCCTCGCGCCAGGAAATCGAAACCGCCCTTGGGGCCAAGGTGGGGATCCTCACCAATAATACCAATGTGCAGCCCGGCCGAGGGGTACCCTTCATGGTCGTCTTCTTCGGCGTCCCTGCTGGGGTGCAGGAATTTGGCCTCGAGGTCATTCAGGCCAAGACCCCGCCGCAATAA
- the hpt gene encoding hypoxanthine phosphoribosyltransferase, whose translation MEFREIFSRAQIDARVRHLGKEISEYYGDEPLVCVCVLKGAYAFFTDLMRNLTIHPLMDFVRLSSYADQTSRQSRMVFSKDMEIDIKDKHVLIVEDIVDTGHSMRFLRKVLEARSPRSVRIAAMVDKQERREVDVTVDYVGFPLQKGFIVGYGLDYAERFRELDGIYELILPETR comes from the coding sequence ATGGAATTTCGAGAAATATTTTCCCGCGCTCAAATCGATGCGCGCGTTCGCCATTTGGGAAAGGAAATTTCCGAATATTACGGTGATGAACCGCTGGTGTGTGTATGCGTTCTCAAGGGTGCGTATGCTTTTTTTACTGATTTGATGCGTAACCTTACTATTCATCCTCTGATGGATTTTGTGCGGCTTTCCAGTTACGCAGATCAAACATCGCGTCAGTCTCGCATGGTTTTTTCCAAGGATATGGAAATCGACATCAAGGATAAACATGTCCTCATCGTCGAAGATATTGTGGACACAGGCCATTCCATGCGGTTTTTGCGCAAAGTCTTGGAGGCCAGATCCCCTCGTTCGGTGCGCATTGCGGCCATGGTGGACAAGCAGGAGCGCCGTGAGGTGGATGTGACCGTGGATTATGTGGGATTTCCCTTGCAAAAGGGCTTTATCGTGGGCTATGGCCTCGACTATGCGGAACGATTTCGGGAGCTGGATGGAATTTACGAGTTGATCTTGCCGGAAACGAGGTGA
- a CDS encoding N-acetyltransferase — MAFVLRKAKMVDVRTIHRLLMECASKKLLLPRSYTEIYAHLRDFIVAEDDATAAVVGCCALSITWEGLAEVRSLVVAEAAQGRGIGRRLVEACVSDALTFGIYKVFTLTYQVDFFRKLGFQEVSKDVLPQKVWADCIKCPQFPECDETAMMIEL; from the coding sequence ATGGCATTTGTTTTGCGCAAGGCAAAAATGGTGGATGTGCGTACCATTCATCGCCTGCTTATGGAATGCGCATCCAAGAAATTGCTTTTGCCGCGGAGCTATACGGAAATATATGCGCATCTTCGGGACTTCATCGTCGCGGAGGACGATGCAACGGCCGCGGTCGTGGGATGTTGCGCCTTGTCCATCACTTGGGAAGGGCTGGCGGAAGTGCGTTCCCTCGTGGTCGCGGAGGCGGCCCAGGGGCGGGGAATCGGTCGGCGGCTGGTGGAGGCATGCGTGAGCGACGCCCTGACTTTTGGTATTTACAAGGTGTTTACCCTCACGTATCAAGTAGATTTCTTTCGCAAGCTCGGATTTCAGGAAGTGAGCAAGGATGTGCTCCCGCAAAAGGTGTGGGCAGACTGTATCAAGTGTCCACAATTTCCGGAATGCGATGAAACTGCGATGATGATCGAACTCTAA
- a CDS encoding homocysteine S-methyltransferase family protein, whose translation MHAFRKRLSVPRPIVFDGGMGSLLQARGLQPGQSPEIFGLAHPDVVQSIHREYAASGAEVVTTNTFGASRFKLPAGISVRDANARLAAMARCAVGDGVFVAGSVGPTGTMIAPLGPTPFREVVAAFREQIEGLVDGGVDFILAETQFDLAEARAVVVAAREVTDLPVGVSMTFEDGVSLTGTTPEVFAHTMNAMGVDLLGSNCSAGPEALVAVARRLLQVAAMPVLIEPNAGLPELVDGTTVFRLAPSPFAEALAPLAEEGILALGGCCGTTPAHIQALARALAGCTVSRPRVRPRLAVTSRAEAVVVDLESPCRIIGERINPTGKADLTADLQSGAVGRAVALAEAQVDQGADILDINVGAPMVNEEWMLPAVVEAVSRRLPTPLCLDSSNAEALRRGLESYPASPLINSISGEPGRMELLAPLCRDFGAPCILLPLQGKKLPVEAADRIAIIDALLEKAMALGLPRHLILVDALALTVSSKPQAARACLEVIAHCRRLGLPCTLGLSNISFGLPARELVNAAFLTMALGAGLASCIANPGSARLQEALAASEVLLGRDAQAGRFIERYAAWQPGSGAAAPSPEGALKGDGADGLTPVGQAIVQGKSETIASLLLSRIDAGADPFALVHEEMIPAIMRVGEKYERKEYFLPQLLQSAETMQTGFAAIRHLLTQDAGATKGIVVMATVEGDIHDIGKNIVCLMLRNHGYTVIDLGKDVPAQRIVDAAQEHGAHIIGLSALMTTTMVRMEDTVRLVRERGLNLRIMVGGAVVTQSFADRIGADGYSADAVAAVRLADALMASFSKA comes from the coding sequence ATGCACGCCTTTCGGAAACGACTGAGTGTCCCCCGCCCCATTGTCTTCGATGGAGGCATGGGCAGCCTGCTCCAGGCCAGGGGCTTGCAACCCGGGCAGTCGCCCGAGATTTTTGGTCTTGCCCACCCGGATGTGGTGCAGTCCATCCACCGGGAGTACGCCGCCAGCGGGGCAGAGGTGGTGACCACCAATACCTTTGGTGCGAGCAGATTCAAGCTGCCTGCTGGCATCTCGGTGCGGGATGCCAACGCCCGTTTGGCGGCCATGGCCCGCTGTGCCGTCGGGGATGGGGTATTCGTGGCGGGCAGCGTCGGCCCCACCGGGACCATGATCGCACCGCTGGGCCCCACGCCCTTTCGGGAGGTGGTGGCCGCGTTTCGGGAGCAGATTGAGGGGCTGGTGGACGGTGGGGTGGACTTCATCTTGGCGGAGACGCAGTTCGACCTGGCCGAGGCGCGGGCGGTGGTGGTGGCTGCGCGGGAAGTCACGGATCTGCCGGTGGGCGTGTCCATGACTTTTGAAGACGGGGTGAGCCTGACCGGCACCACTCCCGAGGTCTTTGCCCATACCATGAACGCCATGGGTGTGGATTTGCTGGGCTCCAACTGCAGCGCCGGCCCCGAAGCCCTGGTGGCCGTAGCCCGACGCCTTCTGCAGGTGGCGGCCATGCCGGTACTCATCGAGCCCAATGCGGGCTTGCCCGAGTTGGTGGACGGCACCACGGTGTTTCGGCTGGCTCCCAGCCCTTTTGCCGAGGCGCTGGCGCCCTTGGCCGAGGAAGGCATCCTGGCCTTGGGCGGTTGCTGTGGCACGACCCCGGCGCATATCCAAGCTCTTGCTCGCGCACTTGCCGGGTGCACGGTATCTCGGCCCAGGGTGCGTCCCCGTCTTGCCGTGACCTCACGGGCCGAGGCCGTGGTGGTGGACCTGGAAAGCCCCTGCCGCATCATCGGCGAACGCATCAACCCCACAGGCAAGGCGGATCTTACGGCGGACCTGCAAAGCGGCGCTGTTGGACGCGCTGTGGCCCTGGCGGAAGCGCAGGTGGATCAGGGGGCGGATATCCTCGATATCAACGTGGGAGCCCCCATGGTGAACGAGGAATGGATGCTGCCTGCTGTGGTGGAGGCGGTGTCGCGTCGCTTGCCCACGCCGCTGTGTCTTGACTCCAGCAATGCCGAAGCCCTGCGTCGGGGCTTGGAGAGCTATCCCGCCTCGCCGCTCATCAACTCCATCAGCGGCGAGCCCGGGCGCATGGAGCTTTTGGCGCCCCTGTGCCGGGACTTTGGCGCGCCGTGTATCCTCTTGCCGCTGCAGGGCAAAAAGCTGCCCGTGGAGGCGGCGGACCGCATCGCCATCATCGACGCCTTGCTGGAAAAAGCCATGGCCCTGGGGCTTCCCCGGCATCTTATCCTCGTGGACGCCCTGGCGCTCACGGTGTCTTCCAAGCCGCAGGCCGCCCGGGCCTGCCTGGAGGTCATTGCCCATTGCCGGCGTTTGGGCCTTCCGTGCACCTTGGGCCTTTCCAATATCTCTTTTGGGCTCCCGGCCCGGGAACTGGTCAACGCCGCATTCCTCACCATGGCGTTGGGGGCGGGGCTTGCTTCGTGTATCGCCAACCCGGGAAGCGCTCGCTTGCAGGAGGCCCTGGCCGCTTCAGAGGTGCTCTTGGGCCGCGACGCGCAAGCAGGACGCTTCATTGAGCGCTACGCCGCTTGGCAGCCTGGAAGCGGAGCGGCTGCCCCTTCCCCGGAAGGCGCCCTCAAGGGCGATGGCGCCGATGGCTTGACGCCGGTGGGCCAGGCCATTGTGCAGGGCAAAAGCGAGACCATCGCCTCGCTTTTGCTTTCCCGCATCGACGCAGGCGCCGATCCCTTTGCCCTGGTGCACGAGGAGATGATCCCCGCCATCATGCGGGTGGGAGAAAAATACGAGCGCAAGGAATATTTCCTGCCGCAATTGTTGCAGTCCGCGGAGACCATGCAAACGGGCTTTGCCGCCATCCGGCACTTGCTCACCCAGGACGCCGGCGCCACCAAAGGTATCGTGGTCATGGCCACCGTGGAAGGAGACATCCATGACATCGGCAAAAATATCGTGTGCCTTATGCTGCGCAACCATGGCTATACGGTCATCGACCTTGGAAAAGACGTTCCGGCCCAGCGTATCGTGGACGCGGCGCAAGAACATGGCGCCCACATCATTGGGCTTTCCGCGCTCATGACCACAACGATGGTGCGTATGGAAGATACGGTGCGTTTAGTGCGCGAGCGCGGACTCAACCTCCGCATTATGGTCGGCGGCGCCGTGGTGACCCAAAGCTTTGCGGACCGCATCGGCGCTGATGGCTATAGCGCCGACGCCGTTGCCGCAGTGCGCTTGGCTGATGCGCTCATGGCTTCCTTCTCGAAGGCATAA
- a CDS encoding RNA polymerase factor sigma-32 — translation MSTQVTEPEIVEIADPEILVDSLVEESIEDTDAMEEHTDPFPQGELALLSPSALVPRDRALDPLALYLQEIKKFQPLTPEEEFELARRYRDEHDEKAAFTLITANLRLVVRIAMDFQRRWMKNVLDLIQEGNIGLIKAVQKFDPDKGIKFSYYAAFWIKAYILKFIMDNWRMVKIGTTQAQRKLFYNLSKERQRLQSLGYDPDTSTMAKNLQVSEADIVEMGQRLGQNDLSLDMQVGDDSDSTPLDFIPALEAHVEDRMASEEMSELLLHNIEALKAELNDKERDILESRLLAETPVTLREIGEKYGITRERVRQIEARLLQKIKERMQQTIHDFSEEWIHESR, via the coding sequence ATGAGCACTCAGGTCACCGAGCCCGAAATCGTCGAAATCGCCGACCCGGAAATCCTCGTGGACTCCTTGGTGGAAGAATCCATCGAGGACACCGATGCCATGGAGGAGCACACGGACCCGTTTCCCCAGGGAGAGCTTGCGCTGCTTTCCCCAAGTGCTCTCGTGCCCCGGGATCGCGCCCTTGATCCGCTGGCGCTCTACCTGCAAGAAATCAAAAAGTTCCAGCCACTCACTCCGGAAGAAGAATTCGAACTCGCCCGGCGCTACCGCGACGAACACGACGAAAAAGCCGCCTTCACCCTCATCACCGCCAATCTCCGGCTGGTGGTGCGCATTGCCATGGACTTTCAGCGCCGCTGGATGAAAAACGTCCTCGACCTCATCCAGGAGGGCAACATCGGGCTCATCAAGGCCGTGCAAAAATTCGATCCCGACAAGGGCATCAAGTTTTCCTACTACGCCGCTTTTTGGATCAAGGCGTACATTCTCAAGTTCATCATGGACAATTGGCGCATGGTCAAAATTGGCACCACCCAGGCCCAGCGCAAGTTGTTCTATAATTTGAGCAAAGAGCGGCAGCGCCTCCAATCCCTGGGCTATGACCCCGACACCAGCACCATGGCCAAAAACCTCCAGGTCTCGGAAGCGGACATCGTGGAAATGGGCCAACGGCTCGGACAAAACGACCTCTCCTTGGACATGCAGGTCGGCGACGACTCCGACTCCACCCCGCTGGACTTCATCCCCGCCCTGGAAGCCCACGTGGAAGACCGCATGGCCAGTGAGGAAATGAGCGAGCTCTTGCTGCACAACATCGAAGCGCTCAAGGCAGAGCTCAACGACAAGGAGCGGGACATCCTCGAATCGCGGCTGCTGGCAGAAACACCGGTAACCCTTCGGGAAATCGGTGAAAAATACGGAATCACCCGGGAACGGGTGCGACAAATCGAGGCCCGTTTGCTGCAAAAGATCAAAGAACGCATGCAGCAGACCATCCACGATTTTTCCGAAGAGTGGATCCATGAATCGCGATGA
- a CDS encoding tetratricopeptide repeat protein yields the protein MNLRSSLPALLMTLLTASACSPRASLPPLPPAPMSAEAQSIYRLLLADRLVQDGQPEKAMEVLRELIDSQPTEELYLEFATLAWRLNRFAEALNALAEAVQRYPQSRNVRMAQARALATRGRHEDAALTLSEYLALHPDDVEVRTQAAAHFLDAAQPRKAIEILAPIPRDKRDARYYFLQGKALIRQGQISKGIVQLEEAAGLNPDAEEIWIEMALAYERQGNLQEAERILSELVRLGKGGDPLVMHLLELNVRLKNPDKGLAVFLETMPSQETILDGVHFLIDQELFDHAATLLESIISQGEPSPEVRLTWGFLEAKRRNHAHALEILAPIPEDGPLGVRTVSLRLLILQDMGKVDEAEAQARDAVRRFPQEPSLRVILANILEDAQNVQEAEEVLRRGLEQAPDSPQLLYRLGMLLDESGRKAEAMEVMERLIATHSDHADALNYVGYSLAEEGRDLERAEKLIRSALAQEPTNGYFLDSLAWVLFRQGRLKLAWTEIQRAVAVVDDPIIWEHYGDIAAALGLYPQARHGYTQALRLQSKNAKAIHAKLRALGGGPR from the coding sequence GTGAATCTTCGTTCGTCTCTGCCTGCCCTCCTGATGACACTGTTGACTGCAAGCGCCTGCAGCCCCCGCGCATCGCTGCCGCCGCTGCCTCCCGCCCCCATGTCCGCCGAGGCGCAATCCATCTACCGCCTCCTTTTGGCGGATCGATTGGTCCAAGACGGCCAGCCGGAGAAGGCCATGGAGGTTTTGCGGGAGCTCATCGACTCCCAACCGACGGAAGAACTCTACCTGGAGTTCGCTACCCTCGCCTGGCGTCTGAATCGCTTTGCCGAGGCATTGAACGCCTTGGCTGAAGCAGTGCAACGCTATCCCCAAAGCCGTAATGTACGCATGGCCCAGGCCCGGGCCCTGGCCACCCGGGGGCGCCACGAGGACGCGGCCCTCACCCTGAGTGAATACCTCGCTCTGCATCCTGACGATGTCGAAGTGCGGACCCAGGCAGCAGCGCACTTTCTCGATGCCGCTCAGCCCCGCAAGGCGATCGAAATCCTCGCCCCGATTCCCCGGGACAAACGCGACGCCCGCTATTATTTTCTCCAGGGCAAGGCCTTGATCCGCCAGGGTCAGATCAGCAAAGGCATCGTCCAGCTGGAAGAAGCCGCGGGGCTCAACCCAGATGCGGAAGAAATCTGGATCGAGATGGCCCTTGCCTATGAGCGCCAAGGCAATCTCCAAGAGGCCGAACGCATCCTGAGTGAACTCGTGCGCCTCGGCAAAGGCGGCGATCCCTTGGTCATGCACCTTCTCGAGCTCAACGTACGGCTCAAAAATCCGGATAAGGGGCTGGCGGTCTTTCTCGAGACCATGCCCTCCCAGGAGACGATCCTCGATGGGGTGCATTTTCTCATCGATCAGGAGCTGTTCGACCACGCCGCCACCTTGCTCGAATCCATCATCTCGCAGGGGGAGCCATCCCCGGAGGTCCGGCTCACCTGGGGCTTCTTGGAGGCCAAACGCCGTAACCACGCCCATGCCCTGGAAATTCTCGCCCCCATCCCGGAAGACGGCCCTCTGGGCGTGCGGACGGTCTCGCTGCGCCTGCTCATCCTTCAGGACATGGGCAAGGTGGACGAAGCCGAGGCCCAAGCCCGCGATGCCGTACGCCGCTTTCCTCAAGAGCCCAGCCTCCGGGTCATCTTGGCCAATATCCTCGAAGACGCCCAAAACGTACAGGAAGCAGAAGAAGTTTTGCGCCGCGGCCTTGAGCAGGCGCCCGACTCGCCCCAACTCCTCTACCGCCTCGGCATGCTTCTGGACGAAAGCGGGCGCAAGGCCGAGGCCATGGAGGTCATGGAGCGCCTCATCGCCACCCATTCCGATCATGCCGACGCGCTCAACTACGTGGGCTACAGCCTGGCTGAAGAAGGCCGGGACTTGGAGCGGGCGGAAAAGCTCATCCGTTCCGCCCTGGCGCAGGAACCCACCAATGGCTATTTTCTGGATTCCCTCGCCTGGGTGCTGTTCCGCCAAGGCCGCCTCAAGCTCGCTTGGACGGAGATCCAGCGGGCAGTGGCCGTGGTGGATGACCCCATCATCTGGGAGCATTACGGGGATATCGCCGCTGCCCTGGGTCTGTACCCCCAGGCGCGGCACGGGTACACCCAGGCGCTGCGCCTGCAGTCCAAAAATGCAAAGGCCATTCATGCCAAGCTCCGCGCCCTTGGCGGAGGGCCCCGATGA
- the rpiB gene encoding ribose 5-phosphate isomerase B, which produces MHIVLGSDHAGFALKNLLKAHMESLGHHVDDVGTHSQTSCDYPDIAAAVAKKVQAGDCLGILVCGSGVGMSMAANRFPGVRAALCTNEYLARMSRLHNNANVLCLGERIIGVDLAKAIAEVFVSTAFEGGRHLRRIEAIERFTTTL; this is translated from the coding sequence ATGCATATCGTTCTCGGTTCCGATCACGCGGGCTTTGCCCTCAAAAACCTGCTCAAGGCCCATATGGAATCTTTGGGACACCACGTGGACGACGTGGGTACCCATAGCCAGACCAGTTGCGACTACCCGGACATCGCTGCGGCTGTGGCCAAAAAAGTGCAAGCCGGCGATTGCCTCGGGATTCTGGTATGCGGCTCCGGGGTTGGCATGTCCATGGCCGCCAATCGCTTCCCCGGCGTGCGGGCCGCCCTGTGCACCAACGAATACCTGGCGCGCATGAGCCGCCTGCACAACAACGCCAATGTGCTCTGTCTGGGCGAGCGGATCATCGGTGTGGATCTCGCCAAGGCCATCGCCGAGGTCTTCGTGTCCACCGCCTTCGAGGGCGGCCGGCATTTGCGCCGCATCGAAGCCATAGAACGATTCACCACCACCCTCTAA
- the tkt gene encoding transketolase, translating to MTTSSSALDLRCVSVLKGLVLDTVHRAKSGHPGGALSSADFAYVLFQRFLNFDPDDATWWNRDRFVLSAGHESALLYGLLTLAGFLSVEDLKAFRQWHSRTPGHPEHGLTPGVEATTGPLGQGLAMAVGMAVAEAVVRHFTHPDFTNHWTYVLASDGDLQEPVALGAAAVAGRVGLGRLIVFYDSNKIQLAGPTERSDATDYAAVFGAMGWHVQDIDGHDHQAIAAAITAAQAETTRPSLIIGHTTMAKGCATMEGSADTHGAPLPEDELRCTKARLGLPEETPFFLPEEVVTHFRSRHPELRALRAAWNARRDALLADATTAARLREVQTPVWERRLTWPTFEASGSVATRKAFGACLMALADQLPLLVGGSADLDPSNQTAKFRDTYGVFHAQDNPKGRNICFGVREFPMAAMLNGMALHGGVVPFGATFLVFSDYARNAIRMSALQELPVLHVFTHDSFFVGEDGPTHQPVEHLWSLRLIPNLLVFRPADARETAACMAVALRQKSRPSVFAFTRQGLPVLDHIPQEEFEAHVARGGYILWEPHDRPVEVIVIATGSEVSLAVEVVRRVPEIGVRVVSMPCVELFDEQPEDYRRTVLPETITRRIAVEAGCTAPWFKYVGPHGRVLGLDHFGASAPAKVLQERYGFTPENLARIIAETR from the coding sequence ATGACCACTTCCTCTTCTGCCTTGGATCTTCGTTGTGTGTCCGTCCTCAAGGGTTTGGTGCTCGATACCGTCCACCGGGCCAAGTCCGGACATCCAGGCGGCGCCCTCTCGTCAGCGGACTTTGCCTACGTCCTCTTCCAGCGTTTCTTGAACTTCGATCCGGACGACGCCACCTGGTGGAACCGGGATCGGTTTGTGCTCTCCGCAGGCCACGAGTCCGCCCTGCTCTATGGCTTGCTCACCCTCGCCGGCTTCCTTTCCGTGGAGGACCTCAAAGCGTTCCGGCAATGGCACAGCCGCACTCCCGGACACCCGGAGCACGGGCTCACCCCCGGCGTCGAGGCCACCACCGGCCCCCTGGGTCAAGGTCTTGCCATGGCGGTGGGCATGGCCGTAGCCGAGGCCGTGGTGCGCCACTTCACCCACCCCGATTTCACCAACCATTGGACGTACGTGCTCGCTTCTGACGGCGACCTGCAAGAACCCGTGGCCTTGGGCGCGGCAGCGGTGGCCGGACGCGTGGGTCTTGGGCGGCTCATCGTCTTCTACGACAGCAACAAGATCCAGCTCGCCGGGCCCACCGAGCGCAGCGACGCCACAGACTACGCGGCTGTTTTTGGCGCCATGGGCTGGCACGTGCAGGACATCGACGGGCACGACCATCAGGCCATCGCCGCGGCCATCACCGCGGCCCAAGCCGAAACCACCCGGCCCTCGCTCATCATCGGCCACACCACCATGGCCAAGGGATGCGCCACCATGGAAGGCAGCGCCGATACCCACGGCGCCCCCTTGCCGGAAGACGAACTGCGCTGCACCAAGGCCCGCCTGGGACTCCCTGAAGAAACCCCCTTCTTCCTCCCCGAAGAAGTCGTCACCCACTTCCGTTCCCGCCACCCCGAACTTCGCGCCCTGCGCGCTGCCTGGAACGCCCGCCGCGACGCCCTCCTGGCCGACGCCACGACCGCTGCGCGCCTGCGCGAGGTGCAAACCCCGGTGTGGGAGCGCCGCTTGACGTGGCCCACCTTCGAAGCCTCCGGCTCGGTGGCGACACGCAAGGCCTTTGGCGCCTGCCTCATGGCCCTTGCCGACCAGCTTCCCCTGCTCGTCGGCGGATCGGCGGACCTCGACCCTTCCAACCAAACCGCCAAGTTCCGGGACACCTACGGCGTCTTCCACGCCCAAGACAACCCCAAAGGCCGCAACATCTGCTTCGGCGTGCGCGAATTCCCCATGGCCGCCATGCTCAACGGCATGGCCCTGCATGGCGGGGTCGTGCCCTTTGGCGCCACCTTCCTGGTGTTCTCGGATTACGCGCGCAACGCCATCCGCATGTCCGCCCTCCAGGAACTGCCGGTGCTCCACGTCTTTACCCATGACTCCTTCTTCGTGGGCGAAGACGGCCCCACCCACCAGCCGGTGGAGCACCTCTGGTCGCTGCGTCTGATCCCCAACCTGCTCGTCTTCCGGCCTGCCGACGCCCGAGAAACCGCAGCCTGTATGGCCGTTGCCCTGCGCCAGAAATCCCGGCCATCGGTCTTTGCCTTCACCCGCCAGGGGCTGCCGGTGCTCGACCACATCCCGCAGGAAGAGTTCGAAGCGCACGTGGCACGCGGCGGCTACATCCTTTGGGAGCCCCACGACCGCCCCGTGGAAGTCATCGTCATCGCCACGGGCTCCGAAGTGTCCCTGGCCGTGGAAGTGGTAAGGCGCGTGCCGGAGATCGGCGTGCGCGTCGTCTCCATGCCCTGCGTGGAGCTCTTCGACGAGCAGCCCGAGGACTATCGCCGCACGGTGCTGCCGGAGACCATCACCCGCCGCATCGCCGTGGAGGCAGGGTGCACGGCGCCGTGGTTCAAATATGTCGGTCCGCATGGCCGCGTCCTGGGGCTGGATCATTTCGGCGCCTCGGCCCCGGCCAAAGTCCTCCAGGAACGTTACGGCTTTACCCCGGAAAACCTCGCCCGCATCATCGCCGAAACCCGCTAG
- the glpX gene encoding class II fructose-bisphosphatase, with protein sequence MEAPQHNLALDLVRVTEAAALAAGRWLGKGAKEEGDRAAVDAMRLCFSTLDIAGRVIIGEGEKDKAPMLYTGELVGTGRGPAVDIAVDPVEGTNLLAYGRPNAIAVVGAAPSGSMYNPGPSYYMQKLVVPAEAKGMVDLDAPVAHNLAQVAKALGKKVEDLVVFVLDKPRHKQLIEDIRHAGARIQLHTDGDVAGALMAVDPLANVDVMMGTGGTPEGVLAACAIKALGGEILGRLDPQSEMERRRILEYDVDITQILTTDTLVQSEDVFFAATGISGGTFLAGVTYTGRGATTHSLVLRGKTGTIRRISSTHQWDKLMRFSSIRY encoded by the coding sequence ATGGAAGCCCCACAACATAATCTCGCCTTGGATTTGGTGCGCGTCACCGAGGCTGCGGCCCTGGCCGCGGGCCGGTGGCTTGGCAAAGGCGCCAAGGAAGAAGGTGACCGCGCCGCCGTGGACGCCATGCGCCTGTGTTTCAGCACCCTCGACATCGCTGGCCGCGTCATCATCGGCGAAGGGGAAAAAGACAAAGCCCCCATGCTCTACACCGGCGAGCTGGTGGGCACAGGCCGCGGCCCGGCAGTGGACATCGCCGTGGACCCGGTGGAGGGCACCAACCTTCTGGCCTACGGCAGACCCAACGCCATCGCCGTGGTGGGGGCAGCGCCTTCGGGCAGCATGTACAATCCCGGGCCCAGCTACTACATGCAAAAACTCGTGGTGCCGGCCGAAGCCAAGGGCATGGTGGATCTGGACGCGCCCGTGGCCCATAATCTCGCCCAAGTAGCCAAGGCCCTCGGGAAGAAGGTGGAAGACCTGGTGGTCTTCGTGCTCGACAAGCCGCGGCACAAGCAGCTTATCGAGGATATCCGCCATGCCGGCGCCCGCATTCAGCTCCATACCGACGGCGATGTGGCCGGCGCCCTCATGGCTGTGGACCCGCTGGCCAATGTGGACGTCATGATGGGGACCGGCGGCACCCCGGAAGGAGTGCTTGCCGCCTGCGCCATCAAGGCTCTCGGCGGCGAAATCCTGGGGCGCCTGGATCCGCAATCGGAAATGGAACGGCGCCGCATCCTGGAGTACGACGTGGACATCACGCAGATCCTCACCACCGATACCCTGGTGCAGAGCGAAGACGTCTTTTTCGCCGCCACCGGCATCTCCGGCGGCACCTTTCTGGCCGGAGTGACCTACACCGGCCGCGGCGCCACCACCCACTCCTTGGTACTGCGCGGCAAGACCGGCACCATCCGTCGCATCAGCTCCACCCATCAATGGGACAAGCTCATGCGCTTTTCTTCCATCCGATACTAA